The Acidimicrobiales bacterium sequence ACCTCCTGCTGGTACGAGCCCCCCATGGCGGAGCGGTTGGTCTGGCCGACGATGGCGACCACGGGCACGTGGTCGAGAAGGGCGTCGTACAGCCCGTTCAGCAGGTGGATGGCGCCGGGCCCGGACGTGGCCATGCACACGCCGACCCGGGACGAGAACTTGGCGTAGCCCACCGCCTCGAAGGCGGCCATCTCCTCGTGTCGGGCCTGGATGAACTTCGGGTCGTTCCCCGCCCGCCCGAAGGCGGCCAGGACACCGTTGATGCCGTCCCCCGGGTAGGCGAAGACCTTGTCCACGCCCCATTGCCGGAGTCGCTCGAGGAGGTGGTCGCTGACGGTCTCTCCCATGGCGTACCTCTTTTCCGCCCTCCAGCCCCCACAATCACGGCCGGTCGGCCGGAGTCCCGTCGTTCCGGCCCCGGTACGGTCGAGGCGTGCCTTCCGACGCGCAGATCGTCGCCGCCCTGGAACGGGTGACGACGGCCCTGCCGGGGGGCGGCGAGAGCCGGCCCGGACAGGTCGTCATGGCTCTCGCCGTCGCCAATGCCGTCCGCTCCAGGCGCCATCTCGTCGTTCAGGCGGGAACCGGGACGGGGAAGTCGCTGGGCTATCTGGTCCCGCTGCTCCTTCTCGGCCGCACCGTGGTCGTCGCCACGGAGACCATGGCGGCGGGCTAAACGTACGATCCTACGCAGGATCCTGCGTTAGAGTGAGTGGCATGCGGCAGCCCGAGAAGACCTTCCAGGCGACGGACGTGGCTCGCCGGAGCCGGGAGGTGCTGGACTCGGCTCGGGCCGGCGGAACCCTGATCCGGGACAAGGACGGGGTGGTCCTGCTCCTGGCCCTGGCCGAAGACGTGGCCCGCCAGGACGAGCTAACCGTCATCGCCGCCGACTTTCTCCGCCTGCAGCGGGCGCTGGCTACAGAGGCCCCTGATGTGGGCGCCTATGGAGGCTTCGGCTGGGTCTCGGTCTTCGGTCGCGACGACCAGCGACGCTTCGGCTTCGAGCTGGAGGCACCGCTGCTCCTCGCCTTGTCCGGGGGCCCCATCCAGGCGCTGCGCGA is a genomic window containing:
- a CDS encoding thiamine pyrophosphate-binding protein, which encodes MGETVSDHLLERLRQWGVDKVFAYPGDGINGVLAAFGRAGNDPKFIQARHEEMAAFEAVGYAKFSSRVGVCMATSGPGAIHLLNGLYDALLDHVPVVAIVGQTNRSAMGGSYQQEV